A stretch of DNA from Solea solea chromosome 20, fSolSol10.1, whole genome shotgun sequence:
ACACGATGAACTTTAAAGTCTCTCGCAGTCGTGGGTCAAGGTGGTTAAGAAGATTCTCTCAGGTTCTCCACATTATCTTTTTGAAGCGGTGTGTTGCGGGTGATGGGACAGTGATTTTGTTAAATGTTCTACCTTATGTGATGTAGTTTtttgccttttgtgtgtgttcttccacTTCTTTCAGTGGCAAATGACCAAATGTTGTCCTTTTGGGAAAATGGTCTGACTTTTCTAAGTTTAAACCTTTTTAGAACTTCCTGTACTAAAGTCTAATTCACTCGTCTGAGGGACCCAGTACAAAAACTGCCACATACAGATGAGAAAATCCAGACTTTGACATTACAGTTTTCTAATTTGTGGTGTTAAAGAATGATTTTCTCTCCATATCCAGAGAAGACTCATGTGATGGCACACAGGGTAATGACTGTACCTGTTAATAACTGTACCAGAGTGCTGGAGGCTGTTGTTGAAGTATTGCACACGCGACTCTTTAAACCAGAGAATGTTCCCCTTAGTGCTGACTAGAATCCAGATCACCCTGTTTCTTTGGAATTTACTTTTGTTCATGTAAACAAGTCAAAACTAATCCCAATAAGGCAAATGGCTGCCCTGATTTGGGCAgatttgtgcatttgttttttcttatgtCTAAATAAACCATTAATAAATGTGGTCACCTTCTTAAAACAGAATGTTCTAGTGTACTTTTGTGGTCCATTCTTGTAGACATATACATTgaaccagcaggtggcactgtGTTCGCATAGGCTTGGGACAGAGGGAGATGGGGAAACAGTAAACCTCACTCATCATCTATTAATAACACACAACTACTCAGTGAAGTATAAAACCCATGTATTTCCACACTGTTTGCAGTCATAGTTTGCTTTGGTACgtagaaaaataatcacataaaaatgagaaaaagccACACGACAGTATAAGTGAAATTCTAAATGAAAATCCCGGTTTAGCATACTCTGCTGTGCGAGTGAATTGTGGCGTGTGTTGACCTGCATCTCGTCTCATTTTCACATGAAGCCCGACAGTGTAATCAGGCTACATCGTTGGCTCTTTACAAACCTGCTGAGGCACCAAAGCAACTTGTGAGGTATTTATACAAATGTGAATAAGGAGCATCTTGTACAGATGTCGTTGCTGGACCACGTATTTACCTCATTCAAAGAGGCAGACTATCGGAAAACTCTTGTTTTCTAATGTTTGTGGTTCAAACCCTTGACTTTAACAGTACTTCTGTTTATGTCGTGACAGTATATCTCTCAAGAGAGACAAgcgtgagagaaaaaaaaaatgtcccctgtgTAGAAGCTGTTACTAACTGTGGCAAGAGTCATGTTAATTATAGCTGCTGGAAAACACTGTTGTCGGAGTGTAGAGTTAGAGACCTAAACgtggtcctcatgaggcagaacctcatttctgaggaagtggttaataagggttagggctaagattgaatttgtggttgggttaaggttaggatttggcatgaactggttatagttaaggttagggacagGGCTCTGTTTAGGCCGTCCAGATGAATGGGAGTCAGTGCAgatgtcctcagaagaatagctgcacaaaccgtCCGTATGTCGTTTATGAGTATGAGTAGGGAGAGCCCTCCTCCTCACACGCATTCAAAACATTCCACACTGGAAAAGGTCAAAAGTCACATAGTCAGCATAAGGCGGGGACAATCTGTTTGAcactctatacacacacacacacacagtaaacacaaaaacacacacatgctcagctGGTATCCAGAAGGTCCATAGGAATTATGCTGTTGTCATGAGgacgaaggaggaggagaacacagAGTGTGTTTTGCTGTGTGGGGGAAGAAGAGCAGGCTTTTGACTCATCTGAGGTGTGTCCTCATCCCAGGTGGTTTGGGGTTCActgaaagagaaggaaagacaTCAGAGGTCATGGGTACACTGTGAAAAGAAACGATAGAAGGTGCTGCTTCTCTACCTCTGTGTTCTTTGCTGGGGTAGATGCGAGGGAAAGACTTGAATTCTTCAGGCGGAGGTAAATCCTCCACTGGGTGAAACTGGAACTTGGATTCAAAATCATCTGCCGGAACAGAGAGAAGATGCATTCGCTCACTGTGTCTAGTTTATCTCACAACCGTTCGTTTGTGTCTAATTCTCTGAAATGTCTGAAAGTCTCACCCAGACTGTGCAGGTGTCCATTCCTGAGACTGGATGGGGGCaggggaggaggtgggggaggcGGAGGAATGCGCGTGGACAATTCAGTGGAGGGGGAACGTGCTGGAGGAGCTGGGGGAGGAGCCAGCCGACTGGCACCTGCAACACGGGCAATTAGAGGAGTCTGACATCGGCGAGGAAATGACAACACAACATAGTTAAACCTAAGTTGAAGTTGAAACAAATGGAATTCATTGCACTTATAAAAAGTGGCTTTTTGAAATGAATCTTTCGAATTGaccttaaaataataaataaatgattgtgtATTGTATATATCTTTACTCACACTGCATGTTTAACTCAGGGATTCCActaaatgtctgtgtttttgccaGATGACGAGAAATCATTCAgtattattttcagaataaaagcccagattttgtaattgtttttggAATCATTTGGGGTTTTGACGAACCATTGTTAATGAAATCAGGCTGCTGCGCAAAGGGCTTGTTAAATACATAAGACAAAATACTTTCTTTAAACATCAACTTTACTGTATTTTGGTTCCCAAGCCTTTTTTAACCCTGATCCAAAGTCAAAAGTCTGGGTCTCACTTGCAAAAAAGATTCTAATCTCAGTGTGACTCCTTagtaaaataaaggttcaaagaaaattttataaaaaagttaCACATTTGTTACTTATTACATTGTGTATCTTATATCTAGCATCGATCCAAATTATTaataagatggaaaaaaaataaagtgctaTAAAGGGCTCTGCTTTTTTTAGTTTGATATGTTAACATAAATATCAGGTTTACTCAATGCATACATGAGTCAACAAATAGATTTGTCCAAccacaaaaaacatattttcatcaaTTATCCTGCTGTAATTAATGGCAAGGAAAGATGTGTGCACCTACCCGCACTTCTGGGCACAGCAGGAGGCCGTCGAGTGGGAGCGTTGCAAGGGTATGACGGTGGCAGGGGGCGCATGGCTGGGGAGGGCACTGGGGGCATctttggtggtggtggagggagaGAAGACGGACAGGTGGGGGTGTAGGATGCcggcagagggggaggaggaggcggtggaGGAGGTCCCAGAGGGCTGGGGATGTGTGGAGTGGGGGGCGGAGGGTGGAAGCAACCTGAGGAGCGGTCCCTAGGGACAGCAGAGGGAGCCTGGAAAggtggaggaggcagagggggtgggggaggaggagcagagggctGGGAGTGCTGGATGGGAAGCCAGGTGGGCTTGGTGACCTGggatggagggggagggggagggcagGAGGGGACTGGAGGAGGCCTGTTGGCTGGACGGTCCTGGAAGGCCTGAGGTGGCGGAGGTGGGGGAGGAACAGAGGGATGggcaggaggaggcagaggaggagaggacactAGGAAGGGAGGCGGGTGCTTGTGGCTGTGAGACGGGGAGGGAGGAGCCGAGGATGACGGCGCGAGCACGCGGTGGACGGAGCTCCGGTGCTCCAGGGTCCGGTAATGTTCATGGTCTGCTGACGCCGGTGCGTTCCACTGCGgcttcagagacagagacgagcTGGAACGAGACACTTTaacacacatgaatgaaaagAGCGTCTGTATGAATCATGCTTGATTGTCTCATGTAAAAGAGATTTGAATCTCAAgattttacctggttaaataaactAAAGGTCAGATCCACTAAGCCATTTTACACCAACCTGTGGTCTTAACTGCTGCATCTCTCTGTCCTGTAGGTCTGAGAGTGGGAAACCCTCCAGCGAACAGTCCACCCAAAGACGGTCCCATAGATGAGCCTGTCTGAGAAACTCCCACAGCGCTCGATGCATCTCCAGTGCTGGTTTTTGGTTCTgggcaaagaaaacacacatatacaaaacAGGTGAGTCATTAATTACCCAAAATATTAACTAAAAACCTGTcatttcttcattcattcattcattcatttgtttcatcTCTCAGTAGTTTCACTGCAATTGTTCGGGCAAGAACATGAGAAAAGCAGTGCCCAAATCACATGAGGGCCAACTACACCCTATTTATAGAAAGCACTTCATAAATGTAACTGCTGTTCACTGCTTTTCACTGAGCAACGATTCCCTAAAAGTCACTCACAACTCACTGACCCCTCATGTATCAGCTATTTGACCACAGAAGTgaagaacacaaacagacagtgcaaacttcTGCCAAGGCCACTCAGCTTCCCACAGTGTCACTACTCTGCACCATCTGTCAATGTCTCCAATTGTATTAAAAGTAATTGAATACTGTCTAAATGGCCATGTATACCATAACTACCCAAACATTAAATCTTCAACCCCTGAATGCCAAATCTTCAAACTTAAAGTATACATTAGTTtaattgtttgacagtgtttttagTTGAACATGATAAGACAAAGTTTCCCCTCTGTTTTCCTTAAGCTGATGGTAAACTGGTGATACAATACACGTCAGACCTCTTAAGTTTGCCAAGGTAAACTCTGTGTGTCCTCTGCATCCTTATCTGCTGTAGTGCATTCCTTCCtgaagtggacacacacactcatttgcaACCACACTGTTAAAAAGCCCACTTCCACCGTGAGAATGGATGAGTCAGTGATTCTCGTCATCgaatctctgaacacacaccgACAGAGTCTGTACGTATATTAT
This window harbors:
- the wipf3 gene encoding WAS/WASL-interacting protein family member 3, whose product is MPAPPPPPPPPPAPPPPPPPPSAALPQCPSEPPKLQSGGGAGRNALLADIQKGARLKKVAQVNDRSAPAVDKPKTSTGDASSAVGVSQTGSSMGPSLGGLFAGGFPTLRPTGQRDAAVKTTVSRSSSSLSLKPQWNAPASADHEHYRTLEHRSSVHRVLAPSSSAPPSPSHSHKHPPPFLVSSPPLPPPAHPSVPPPPPPPQAFQDRPANRPPPVPSCPPPPPPSQVTKPTWLPIQHSQPSAPPPPPPLPPPPFQAPSAVPRDRSSGCFHPPPPTPHIPSPLGPPPPPPPPPLPASYTPTCPSSLPPPPPKMPPVPSPAMRPLPPSYPCNAPTRRPPAVPRSAGASRLAPPPAPPARSPSTELSTRIPPPPPPPPLPPSSLRNGHLHSLDDFESKFQFHPVEDLPPPEEFKSFPRIYPSKEHRVNPKPPGMRTHLR